The following proteins are encoded in a genomic region of Arachis stenosperma cultivar V10309 chromosome 4, arast.V10309.gnm1.PFL2, whole genome shotgun sequence:
- the LOC130973731 gene encoding B3 domain-containing protein At1g49475-like isoform X3, translated as MVPKCANEYWKRMSNPIKLVLPYGVERKVNWTKRGENIWLEQGWEKVVELCGLSYEWLLIFDYNGMSRFEVKVYDTTTLRVAYYKEYDVENNKDVDETENDDDDDEFVQKHFKRKKTNAVNGAIGIPVSRFEFKNHMLGQHAWQYQQRLQGSIWRKDRFV; from the exons atGGTTCCTAAATGTGCAAATGAATATTGGAAAAGAATGTCAAACCCTATAAAGTTGGTGTTACCTTATGGTGTTGAGAGGAAAGTGAATTGGACCAAAAGAGGAGAAAATATTTGGTTGGAACAAGGTTGGGAAAAGGTTGTGGAGTTGTGTGGTTTGAGTTACGAGTGGTTGTTGATTTTTGACTACAATGGAATGTCTCGTTTTGAAGTCAAAGTATATGATACCACTACTTTAAGGGTAGCTTATTATAAGGAGTATGATGTTGAGAATAACAAAGATGTTGATGAAACTGAgaacgatgatgatgatgatgagtttgTTCAAAAACACTTCAAGAGAAAGAAGACCAACGCAG TTAATGGAGCAATAGGAATCCCAGTTTCAAGATTCGAATTCAAGAATCATATGTTGGGTCAACATGCGTG GCAATACCAGCAACGTTTGCAAGGAAGCATTTGGAGGAAGGACCGATTCGTATGA
- the LOC130973731 gene encoding B3 domain-containing protein At1g49475-like isoform X1, with amino-acid sequence MTLHERSFFKILVQNFQHELVLVHNKFHQKLMVPKCANEYWKRMSNPIKLVLPYGVERKVNWTKRGENIWLEQGWEKVVELCGLSYEWLLIFDYNGMSRFEVKVYDTTTLRVAYYKEYDVENNKDVDETENDDDDDEFVQKHFKRKKTNAVNGAIGIPVSRFEFKNHMLGQHAWQYQQRLQGSIWRKDRFV; translated from the exons ATGACTTTACATGAAAGAAGTTTCTTTAAAATTCTTGTTCAAAACTTTCAGCATGAGTTg GTTCTTGTTCACAACAAGTTTCACCAAAAGCTG atGGTTCCTAAATGTGCAAATGAATATTGGAAAAGAATGTCAAACCCTATAAAGTTGGTGTTACCTTATGGTGTTGAGAGGAAAGTGAATTGGACCAAAAGAGGAGAAAATATTTGGTTGGAACAAGGTTGGGAAAAGGTTGTGGAGTTGTGTGGTTTGAGTTACGAGTGGTTGTTGATTTTTGACTACAATGGAATGTCTCGTTTTGAAGTCAAAGTATATGATACCACTACTTTAAGGGTAGCTTATTATAAGGAGTATGATGTTGAGAATAACAAAGATGTTGATGAAACTGAgaacgatgatgatgatgatgagtttgTTCAAAAACACTTCAAGAGAAAGAAGACCAACGCAG TTAATGGAGCAATAGGAATCCCAGTTTCAAGATTCGAATTCAAGAATCATATGTTGGGTCAACATGCGTG GCAATACCAGCAACGTTTGCAAGGAAGCATTTGGAGGAAGGACCGATTCGTATGA
- the LOC130973731 gene encoding B3 domain-containing protein At1g49475-like isoform X2, with translation MKMKFGWKKVLVHNKFHQKLMVPKCANEYWKRMSNPIKLVLPYGVERKVNWTKRGENIWLEQGWEKVVELCGLSYEWLLIFDYNGMSRFEVKVYDTTTLRVAYYKEYDVENNKDVDETENDDDDDEFVQKHFKRKKTNAVNGAIGIPVSRFEFKNHMLGQHAWQYQQRLQGSIWRKDRFV, from the exons ATGAAGATGAAATTTGGTTGGAAGAAG GTTCTTGTTCACAACAAGTTTCACCAAAAGCTG atGGTTCCTAAATGTGCAAATGAATATTGGAAAAGAATGTCAAACCCTATAAAGTTGGTGTTACCTTATGGTGTTGAGAGGAAAGTGAATTGGACCAAAAGAGGAGAAAATATTTGGTTGGAACAAGGTTGGGAAAAGGTTGTGGAGTTGTGTGGTTTGAGTTACGAGTGGTTGTTGATTTTTGACTACAATGGAATGTCTCGTTTTGAAGTCAAAGTATATGATACCACTACTTTAAGGGTAGCTTATTATAAGGAGTATGATGTTGAGAATAACAAAGATGTTGATGAAACTGAgaacgatgatgatgatgatgagtttgTTCAAAAACACTTCAAGAGAAAGAAGACCAACGCAG TTAATGGAGCAATAGGAATCCCAGTTTCAAGATTCGAATTCAAGAATCATATGTTGGGTCAACATGCGTG GCAATACCAGCAACGTTTGCAAGGAAGCATTTGGAGGAAGGACCGATTCGTATGA